In Candidatus Eisenbacteria bacterium, a genomic segment contains:
- a CDS encoding BON domain-containing protein, with translation MKTGARGLRGRPGAAWLVLGVLLTCSPAASEAADTPWAPPDAPWRKGGPLLEEFSAQRGRILEALLTDSRFADSRVTVTMERRRDGTDAWIFVLGGTVESLAARRAANEALHQLPDLVGFEDRLKVAPMVPREDTDLRDWLELLLANRSELVADSIQVEVRGAKVRLYGTVASNCARDVAEDLVAGTPGVVELEDQLTIVPRVTREDSLVARDAELLLEGVPSRARLRASCSNGVVTLTGCATGLRGRYLAGRAVRCLPGAVRIVNDIDPSCATVNGQAVPAPERR, from the coding sequence GTGAAGACGGGGGCGCGGGGGTTGCGCGGGCGCCCTGGAGCCGCGTGGCTGGTCCTGGGGGTGCTGCTGACATGCTCCCCGGCGGCCTCGGAGGCCGCCGATACCCCGTGGGCGCCTCCTGATGCGCCGTGGCGGAAGGGCGGCCCGCTGCTGGAGGAGTTCTCCGCGCAGCGGGGCCGGATCCTCGAGGCCCTCCTCACGGACTCCCGCTTCGCCGATTCGCGCGTAACCGTGACCATGGAACGCCGCCGGGACGGGACCGATGCCTGGATCTTCGTGCTGGGCGGCACGGTCGAGAGCCTGGCGGCGCGGCGCGCGGCGAACGAGGCCCTCCACCAGCTGCCGGATCTCGTCGGCTTCGAAGACCGCCTCAAGGTGGCGCCCATGGTCCCGCGTGAGGACACCGACCTGCGGGACTGGCTGGAGTTGCTCCTCGCGAACCGTTCCGAACTGGTGGCCGACAGCATCCAGGTGGAGGTGCGGGGCGCCAAGGTCCGCCTGTACGGGACCGTCGCGTCCAATTGCGCGCGGGACGTCGCGGAGGACCTGGTGGCCGGCACCCCCGGCGTGGTGGAACTCGAGGACCAGCTGACGATCGTGCCCCGGGTGACGCGCGAGGATTCCCTGGTCGCGCGGGACGCGGAACTGCTCCTCGAAGGCGTGCCCTCCAGGGCCCGGCTCCGGGCGTCCTGCTCGAACGGGGTCGTCACGCTGACGGGATGCGCCACGGGACTGCGCGGACGGTACCTGGCCGGGCGCGCGGTGCGGTGCCTGCCCGGCGCGGTCCGGATCGTGAACGACATCGACCCCTCCTGCGCGACGGTGAACGGCCAGGCGGTTCCCGCCCCCGAGCGGCGCTGA